A region of Pseudarthrobacter sp. NIBRBAC000502770 DNA encodes the following proteins:
- a CDS encoding amidohydrolase family protein: MSTRTGTNPTVDVHAHILLPALQQLVAEADPEGFGAQQALEVRRNGPESMAASGRMIKERWPQLTDLDRRLADMDAQGVDVQLVSPSPSHFYYFAGEELALELAKQANQAVRDFVDRAPERLNGLGLVPLQHPGLMVEALDHAVLECGLLGVEIGSFAATPADPERSTVELSDPRLEAFWSRAEELGALVFLHPFGCSLDERLDRFYLANTVSQPAENAVALSHLVFSGVLDRHPGLKVLAAHGGGYLPTTLGRSDHAWRVRPEAHGCAEPPSSYLKRLYFDSLVHSAAELRALVAAAGPGQVLLGSDYPFDMGSDQPVAEVVEAQLPSDHRASVLAGNAAALGITPASVRTASHPA; the protein is encoded by the coding sequence ATGAGCACCCGTACCGGCACGAACCCCACGGTGGATGTCCACGCCCACATCCTGCTGCCGGCCCTCCAGCAGCTGGTGGCCGAGGCCGATCCGGAGGGCTTCGGCGCGCAGCAGGCCCTGGAGGTGCGCCGCAACGGACCTGAGTCGATGGCGGCCTCGGGCAGGATGATCAAGGAACGGTGGCCGCAGCTGACGGACCTGGACCGCCGGCTGGCCGATATGGACGCCCAGGGCGTGGACGTGCAGCTGGTCTCGCCGTCGCCGTCGCACTTTTACTACTTCGCGGGCGAGGAACTGGCGCTGGAGCTGGCAAAGCAGGCCAACCAGGCAGTCCGTGACTTCGTGGACCGGGCCCCGGAACGGCTCAACGGGCTGGGCCTGGTCCCGCTCCAGCACCCCGGCCTGATGGTCGAAGCCCTGGACCACGCTGTGCTGGAGTGCGGCCTGCTGGGCGTCGAGATCGGCTCCTTCGCCGCCACCCCCGCGGACCCGGAGCGCAGCACGGTTGAGCTCTCGGACCCCCGGCTGGAGGCCTTCTGGTCCCGGGCGGAGGAGCTGGGCGCGCTGGTGTTCCTGCACCCGTTCGGCTGCTCCCTGGATGAGCGGCTGGACCGGTTCTACCTGGCCAACACCGTCTCCCAGCCCGCCGAAAACGCCGTGGCCCTATCCCACCTGGTCTTCAGCGGCGTCCTGGACCGCCACCCTGGCCTCAAGGTCCTGGCGGCGCATGGGGGCGGTTACCTGCCCACCACCCTGGGCCGCTCCGATCATGCCTGGCGGGTCCGGCCCGAGGCACACGGGTGCGCCGAGCCGCCGTCGTCCTACCTGAAGAGGCTCTACTTCGACTCGCTGGTGCACAGCGCGGCCGAGCTGCGGGCGCTTGTGGCCGCGGCAGGCCCCGGGCAGGTGCTGCTCGGCTCCGACTACCCGTTCGACATGGGCTCGGACCAGCCCGTGGCGGAGGTCGTTGAAGCACAGCTCCCGTCGGACCACCGGGCCAGCGTACTGGCCGGAAACGCCGCAGCGCTGGGCATTACGCCCGCTTCAGTCCGCACCGCCAGCCACCCAGCCTAA